taaattaagtaattaattaaattgcatTTGAAACTTACCtcctttatttgtatttattattggtATCGATTGtacaacatttataaatattaaaataaataataataatatataataattattattatttatatttatcgtattatatttgtttgataaccattttgtataatatttattaatattattattataaataattaaattataaatattatgattcagATTCATAATAATCTTCTACTTCTAgtctttgtatttatattaattaataaataatatagaattatattattattattattatggtacttcatatgtaatatataatatatattcttttattaaatcaagtatttatttaattaaattaaatttttaatattatatttataatatatatatatagtacacatttatatatttacatacaatACACTGACACTAATATTATACAGGTAACATAATgtttactgtttatttatttatattatatattaataaaatataatatcaatatattacatgaatgaattaattaatctttattaaaatgataataataaataaatattaatatttgatgataataattacattacatTGCACATGatttaataacaaaagataaataaattcacTAATGGTACATACATCAGGTAGAGTTTAGTCATGGTTTTTTGTATTCTATCTGTATTCTGTAATATTATTGTGAAGGTGGTTTTATAtcaatgtatgtgtgtgtacgtacaaCTACAGTTACCTTATACTGACTATTCATAGATGTATTCAATAAGGACTACTACTGCTCACATGTCTCTAGGCGCCAGTTAAATTCAAGGTCATCATATGTCATATCCCACATTAACcccaacaattttttatacagaaccatttttcgtattttaaaatCCTAACGAATTATTTTACCGAATCTATACTCTTGAGACACTCTGTATaagacttttgttttaaacccTGACGCAAAAAAGAGGTGTGTtgataagtttgatcgctatgtgtgtgtgtctgtctatggcacCGTAACTCTTAAATGGGTTAATCGAATTAGGCTTTTTCcactgaagattaaaaaaaatcctctagatggcaggatatatttgcaCCCCTTTTAGTGTAGCCATCTAgcgaatctttttttaatcttctgagTAATAAgtctaattaaagcattatattttttaaataatactaataaaattttttaactaactatagaagacaaattataaacatcatattatcattaaatccggacatacaataagtaataattccAGTcttttttcctctgaagattaaaaaagatccgctagatggcaacactaggagggggggggtacaaatatatGCCGCGATCTAGAGGATCTTTCTTTTAATCTTCAGCTGTTTatgttatgtttaaaaaaaatctgtttaattTGGAGAgagctacgaaaaaaaaactcCGTAGCTTTTgagagtttttaaaaattttgtaaatttcacatgttATAAACACACTCGGGATGGATTAATGTTCATGGTAttaccaaaacttttttcttacatatttttatgtattgtaaTCAATTTTCGAAGTGCgtagtttaataataatggtaataatgaaaatcattatcTTACAATAGTTTTCGAGCAAAAGTTTTATTCGTTTTATgtcaaaaattgtatgaatttcGATCATTAATTGAATCAATATCGCAATGACAGAGTTTAaggttttaaaataagttttatttaacgcCTTGAAATCGTTAATCTTCAGTATATGTTtgagtaaacttttttttgacaaatacaaatttgggaaaaaaaattctatattaaatagtttttttttaaacataaaagatatccagcttttttttttataagcaattgttttatttaatttttggcaaaaagtgtctcttttaaattttttttaatgtcctaccttttctaaattaatttttggcaaaaagtaaattaaatacttCTTTTAATATACCCATAACTTTTCAATAatatgagataaaaaaaaaaattgttaattgcaaagatttaaaaatttacaaaaaaatttgcgttctaaaaataaacaaaagtaaagaaaaatttttctttagccATAGACATCCGTAGGCTACTAGttagtttttgttgttgtaaactatttttatgaataaagacttattattattataattattattattactaaaattgACTTCgcacttttataaatattcgcacacaattataaatatgtaattcaaACTCATTATTTTGTGTGGTTGTAcccagtggtggatttacactaggggcaatcggggctagtgcccagggcggcaaattttctagggcggcaaaatttggaaagtgagaaaacattttctatacaatatataattaactaattcttttaaataaacatttcatctttcaagaaatataatttatgcattatgtatcaaattaaaattttgtatattatgatatagcaaatttaagtgaaaactattaaaatagtttaattaatttatttccaataagatatcaaaactattaaaataaaatttcagtcatagggcggcattttcttcagtgccccagggcggcagaattttaaatccggccctggttGTACCAATAACAAAAATCTGCAAAATAGCTGATACGGCCTACAGGGCCTAAAATTTACATATGAAAAGTAAAATACTACAATCAAGTTAGGCTTTGTATAAAGTAGTTGATTAGTTTTTTGCCTCTGTCAAGTACTAatggatataaaatattataataattagtaaCTGGTGGTCCATTTTAGATGTCCATAGTATACTACCCTATTACCATAATCATACTGACTTACCATCCATTCACATTTATACTTACTTCAAActtgtatttttcatattatgacGTCATTATTATGAACTAATACTTAGTTAAGACTAAAACaacgatataaataaaaatatactagtTAGAttctaactaaaaataattttattattcaaaaagtatataaaaaataagatatttttgtttttttttatattctaatcaTAAACTAgttgtaagaaaataataacGCCGTCACTTGCTAGATGgcattcatattttttacctATTTCATTACCAGCTTATTTTAATTACAGTGTAGCCTAAGGAAATCATCATATTGCAAACCAAAATTTACCGGATTAATCATCAGGTGGAGTAGGTAACTACCTAGTGACCCCGCATTGACTAAGTGCCCTGGGGAGTAACGATAAATTTTTCTGAGGGGTCCCaagttaattaatgaaaaaaaaatagggagaaaaagaaaatttttatcagaagGTCCCACACAAGAGGAAGGGTCCCTAGTTGATTTAGGAAGTCTCCCGTTTTCATAACGCTTAGGGGTTCCGTAAAATTGCATTGCCTATGGGCCACGACATGTGTTAATCCGGCACTACCAAAATAGATAAGCAATTCATTTTCtgattatattagtttttaatatcataatcaaaaattttagagCACCCACATCTTGAGTTTGCCTCGCTAAGACCCCTTGAAGGAAAGTTATCACGGTGCGCattattttaacgaaaattaaCCTAGtccattaaaattaatgtttaccgaaaaaaattaatataaattaaaaagaaatgtgTTTGAGTTTGTATTCAAGTATATGAGAATCAAAACTTGAGCATTTAAATCTATTTCAATTACCGCTTTAtaattccttaaaattaaaaatttacatattaattttaacgaaatcaagaaaacaactttttctgaatttttataatttgtttatattttttgttaaaaaattacaagaactgtttttttctttcgattataGGTTACTTATTTTTCAAAGGGGGTAACTGCTTTGATTGCCCACCCCCCTCTGAATTCGCGTTTGAATAGACTTACATAAACTTTTCGGAAATCGTTTGGAATGCTTTTAAAAGGgctaataatagtttttatttttttatttgacgtaatattcatttttataatattagcatattttttacaaaaaatcaaaagtcgTATTCGATTACTAGGATTTGatacttataatatatattatatctctttagttatttatattatttagctGTAAACTGGTTTTTAAGTTTacagctaaataatttttatatgcttttttattgaaaaatcatcacgttcattttgttttattttgttctttttatttttattatttttattttttttaaacttttttaataaaattgctttACCTTTTGCTGTAACAAATTGACTAAGCAAAGGTTCTTTGATTAAACGTTGGAGATAACGCTTCCTTAAACTTTTCCATTTACGATTTGGAAAAATAGCCATCTCCATTTCCTGCCATATCTTTTTACCAACAACTTCACCTTcataattatgtattaaaatatatttatatatttctcgATCCTCAAATGGTTCAAATTGAGAAAATGGttcaaaactacaaaaattaataagattACCAACaatcacaataattttaaataacattataatattgaatGATTGACTAATGAACTTGATTATTGTGTGTATCCAGTTTTTGACCAAAGGAGAGGGGAGGAGGTAGTTCAGGTCCAGTGGGAACTCTTATTaccgattataatttttcaattcaatttggaTTACGTAGATACTGAAGAAATCTTTAGATAACAACTGACTGAAGGATGGTTGCTTTAGGTTTCTTACAAGttcaaattaattcaaaaaatacttacatgGATTTTGAATactgaaacaaaacaaatattttcaatccaatgttttatgttattcaaattgtaaaatttaaatccatCATTTAGTTGCATTAGTGTGCAAACTTTTTCCTTCCGTGACCAATtcattaagtataaaattttcttctgaCTCGTGGAGCCATGGATAAGTAGTAAGCATTTTTCAAttgtcaaataatatttttgaaaatcagacaaccgaaaaaaaaacttcatacaTACTAGTCCACAGTTCTAGCAGCCGCGCATGTAGGGAGGAGGGGCAAACCGATGAATTCGccgaaaattataatataatgcgTTTGAAAAAGATATTCAAACGCCCAGTTGGCTTTTGAACACATCCTAAGTTGATTTATGTACGCGGGGCTCGATCTAGCTATTTAGCCGCTCtgggcaaaaataatatttgccgccCTTTAAACTCATACCATATGCaaggtgtcttttttaagttggcatatgcttgaaactcgataaattcgatcgagaaaaatgcttcaactaaaaatattaatgcaaagggacacatcttataccggcatcgaattctatctaagttttcaggttcaattttaacgtcactctgattcataactgacaaacattagattaacgctttaaattagaaagttgttctttataaatactaaacatttttttgtaaaccgaatagttaagacagtaattgatagcaaaaaacctaactttttgtgcgtttgtttattcaatttgaacaaaaatggtctttatagaaaaacgaaacatttttattggatttattggaaaatcgtttttgcctaaactgtacggtttgcggaaaaatgataactttctaatttaaagtgttaatctatcgattaccagttatggagtagagtgagcttgaGAACCTATGTCCTCCCCCCATGTATCGGACGCTGTATGAACGTATGTTCCCCTGTTGGATTCAAGGATCTGTAGGTACATGGAGCCGATCTAgcacgaaaatattcaaaagaatAGAATGCAgttaatttttgccaaaaacttGCCTATTTAAAGAACTAGTGCAAAAAGCGTTTCATAATGTTAGTATAGCTTTAAGAATTTGCAAGCGAAGCTTCAACAaactacaaataattaaaacctttcccatatttaattttatgtctcacaaattaaaattattagctaATAGATAATATTAAAGAGTAATTATTTTCCCACAAAAATGCCACCCAGAAAAAACTTAGATTCGCGAAGATGAGTACCGTTGTTTTAGActatgaaatgttatttttcgaagttctcaactacaaaaatattaaagacccctgtttaattttttttaatttcagctcgttaagtataaaattcttcttaacttttgttaaaataaattacatctGTCTGTCTATAGCCAATACAACGCCATGCGGCGTCAATTATGCGCTTAACAATCATCAataggaaaaaatcaaaagatactattatgttgaaattaatattttaccttCCGTTTTATATCACAGAGTTTACTCTCTTCTATAATAAATTCGTGTATTGTTTCCAGTCGATTCTTGTTTGGTTTTCGAGTATGTCTTTCTATTGCCCATTCTGTTACTGATCCCCACTTTTGTTTATTATTCGGATGTTGTAAGTTAACTGATTTTTCTAGATTCTTCAGTTCATCTTTATTGAATCTTATAATTCCATGTATGTCCATTATCCGAgcatacaaatgaaaaaattatttacttcctAAAAGTATCAGCAAGAATTAGCGAGGAGTAACAACAAATCAGTAGAGTAGATAAGTAGGTACCAGGTATATTGTATGAGAGAGGCTATTACCACCAGCCACGGATATTCATGCCTTTAAGGATCACAAGGTGAACGCAGGggccaaaaacccgcagacGTGTGCTAACTCGAatccattaaaggcatggccaatcCGTGCATCACAGGATGAGACCATACGAGATAAAATTATCAATCCGAGACACGGCTAGTATAGGCAcggatatattatatacatattagttAGGTAAATAACTTATGGGCACGGATATCCGTAGCTGGTGGTAATAGACACTACGATATTGTATGTATCAGGAAAGTAGGTAATTACGACATACGATatattagctaattcatacgagtcaaaatacgtatttataatataaaaaattgatctagataTTAGggtgaatttgaaattttaaaaattgttagtaaaattagaaattttcattagactcacaaaataatcttttattccATAATAAAGCATGTGACagtgaattgaaaatattaaaaacatgttagtttatacttttataataatttaaaaacaaaatatgatcGCCTTGACATCTGGTGATAGGAAACAAAACAACAAAGCATATCGATATGTCATTTAAGAACATAGTCCGCGTTCAGaagaaaaaacgcaaaaaatatACCCAGTTATCACAATGCCAATTCAAATTAGTAAATCTGAGCACTTTGTATTATTACCTAATTATTGcttaaactaaattataaagTCCCTCTTCTTTGTTCCAATTGtacaaacttttcaattttaattaataatccaAAATGACGCcactgatttataaaaaataatagaatgaATATCAATTGATTGAATCTTCTGAATGCGGCCAGTCCTTTGTACAATAAATTTGGCGCGAATAAAGCATTTGTATACGAAGGTTAATGAGAAGTTGCTGTTGttgacttattttaatattaaagaaaaattaaaataaaatgaagtgTATAATACCCGAAATCAGTTGGAATAATCGTGATCCTGTATTTAGCCTAGATATTCAACCAAAAGTTGATGAATTTACAAGATTAGCTACTGCAGGAAGTGATACACATATTGTGGTAAGTACCCGGTATCAATGTAAGAACAAGAgatatttattgattgaaactaattaaattaaattaaatgtagaTATGGCATTTAACAGTTGATGAAAATGGTTCTATCAATATTGAACCGGCTGCTGACTTAAATAAACATCAAAAAGCTGTAAATGTGGTGAGATGGTCACCTTCTGGGGAACTATTAGCTGCTGGTGATGATGAATCGAATATCATATTATGGAAACAACGTCAAGATATTGATCAGACACCATGTTTTGAAAAAGATTTAGACGCAAATGAGACTAATAGTAAAAATGATGAAGAATATAAAGAGAATtggtacatttataaaatattacgaGGACATATGGATGATGTATATGATATATCATGGAGTCCTGATTCCAAACAACTGCTATCTGGATCTGTTGATAACACAGCAATTGTATGGAAcattacaaacaaaacaaaacacattCTACAACCGAATCACAAAGGATTTGTTCAAGGTGTGTCATGGGATCCATTGAATCAATATTGTGCTACTTTAAGTAGTGATCGTGTATGTCGTGTGTTTGATTTAAATACGAAACGTATGATTTCCAAGAGTAGCAAAGGTACATTACCATTCAACGAAACGAGTCCATTACATGGTCAAACTTGTAGATTGTATCATGATGATACATTGAAATCGTATTTTAGACGATTAACATTCTCACCAGATGGTAAGCTGTTAATAGCCCCAGCTGGCTCTGTTGAATCTGAACATTGTCCAAAGaagatatattttacatacgTTTA
This genomic interval from Chrysoperla carnea chromosome 1, inChrCarn1.1, whole genome shotgun sequence contains the following:
- the LOC123305778 gene encoding uncharacterized protein LOC123305778, producing MDIHGIIRFNKDELKNLEKSVNLQHPNNKQKWGSVTEWAIERHTRKPNKNRLETIHEFIIEESKLCDIKRKYSKSIFEPFSQFEPFEDREIYKYILIHNYEGEVVGKKIWQEMEMAIFPNRKWKSLRKRYLQRLIKEPLLSQFVTAKGKAILLKKFKKNKNNKNKKNKIKQNERDDFSIKKHIKII